A genomic window from Companilactobacillus alimentarius DSM 20249 includes:
- a CDS encoding oxalate decarboxylase family bicupin: MSNRRVDPERTADNAGWIDRGPRNYERDLQNPDLLVPPITDHGTVANLRFSFSDAHMRIEEGGWTREVTNRELPASHDLAGVDMCLKPGAYRELHWHKEAEWAFMIAGNARVTALDAEGRSFIDDIKAGDLWNFEAGIPHSIQALDQGCEFLLVFSEPDFSENNTFLLTDWLAHTPKDIIAANFKVDESVLANLPNKEKYIFNGKVPGPISEVKKNNPNGDVPSPFTFHMNDLKPHEFEAGKVWIVDSKVFPVAQTISAAIVEIQPGGMRELHWHLKSEEWDYFVQGHAKVGVFNSASLARTFNFQAGDVGVIPIVAGHYIKNIGDEPLIFLEVFKNPIYSDISLNKWLATSPTQMVSDHLNISSETINQFPKEEAAVVWYDQSRSKKNAESSIEETPQDLQYKAGKFFK, from the coding sequence ATGTCAAATAGAAGAGTTGACCCCGAACGTACAGCTGATAATGCAGGTTGGATCGATCGCGGTCCAAGAAATTATGAACGTGACTTGCAGAACCCCGATTTGCTTGTACCACCAATCACCGATCATGGTACAGTGGCTAATTTGCGTTTTAGCTTTTCTGATGCACATATGAGAATTGAAGAGGGTGGTTGGACACGTGAAGTTACCAACCGTGAACTTCCAGCTTCACATGATTTAGCTGGAGTTGATATGTGTTTGAAACCAGGAGCATATAGAGAATTGCATTGGCACAAGGAAGCAGAATGGGCTTTCATGATTGCAGGAAATGCCAGAGTAACTGCTCTAGATGCCGAAGGTCGTAGCTTTATTGACGATATCAAGGCCGGAGATCTTTGGAATTTTGAAGCCGGAATTCCGCATTCAATTCAAGCTTTGGATCAAGGCTGTGAATTTTTACTAGTATTCAGTGAACCTGACTTCTCAGAAAACAATACCTTCTTACTAACTGATTGGCTGGCACATACCCCTAAAGATATTATTGCTGCTAATTTTAAAGTTGATGAGAGCGTGCTGGCTAATTTGCCTAACAAAGAAAAATATATCTTCAATGGTAAAGTTCCAGGTCCAATTTCTGAAGTTAAAAAGAATAATCCTAATGGAGACGTACCATCACCGTTCACATTTCATATGAATGACCTAAAGCCACATGAATTCGAGGCTGGTAAAGTTTGGATCGTTGATTCAAAGGTATTTCCAGTTGCACAAACAATCTCAGCTGCAATTGTAGAGATTCAACCGGGTGGTATGCGTGAACTTCACTGGCACCTCAAGTCAGAAGAATGGGATTATTTTGTTCAAGGACATGCCAAAGTTGGCGTCTTCAACTCAGCTTCGCTTGCAAGAACATTTAATTTTCAAGCTGGTGACGTTGGTGTAATTCCGATTGTTGCAGGACACTATATTAAGAATATCGGCGATGAGCCTTTGATCTTTCTAGAAGTCTTCAAAAATCCTATTTATTCAGATATTTCTCTAAACAAATGGTTGGCTACTTCACCAACTCAAATGGTTTCCGATCATTTGAACATTAGTTCTGAAACAATCAATCAATTCCCCAAAGAAGAGGCGGCAGTTGTCTGGTACGACCAAAGCCGTTCAAAGAAGAATGCCGAAAGCTCTATTGAAGAAACTCCACAGGATCTTCAATATAAGGCTGGGAAATTCTTTAAATAG